The following coding sequences lie in one Amycolatopsis cihanbeyliensis genomic window:
- a CDS encoding class I adenylate-forming enzyme family protein, with product MPAVDDTGDTWLPGLPRSLSYPEVPVGSILTGSARRFGDRPAFVHDEQRLSYADLGRAAARFAHGLHADGVRPGDRVALCMPNCLEYPVAYYGTLLAGATFVPVSPLLPRDAMRAQIADAGAVRTFTAAEVPAVGEGRPDRPPEVEIDVRTHLAHLAYTGGTTGVSKGVRLPHRNVVINTLQYACWSTGSLPALDERGGLVLDQVGSAWEWPTRLGTGLGINLTPWFHAMGTIAGLSVLLLSGTTVVLHDRLDPAAYLADVERLGATSMGGAPALFAALLACPDIERRDLSSVRTITSGAAPMPVEMIERLGRLLPQAVVAEGYGLTEVTMGAVSAPMYRSGTRKAGSVGLPVFDTEVRIVSLEGDGREPATGERGEVCIRGPQVMTGYHGHPQATAEVLVDGWLHTGDIGLLDADSYLSVVDRKKDMLLYKGYNVYPRELEELLVARPEVAAAAVVGRPDPARGELPVAFVVPAAANRPSGEDLLDAINEQVPAYKRLREMRFVDQLPVSAAGKILKRELRDQLGE from the coding sequence ATGCCTGCGGTCGACGACACCGGTGACACCTGGTTGCCCGGTTTGCCACGTTCCCTCAGCTATCCCGAGGTGCCGGTCGGGAGCATCCTCACCGGTTCCGCCCGGCGCTTCGGCGACCGACCCGCCTTCGTCCACGACGAGCAACGGCTCAGCTACGCCGACCTCGGCCGCGCGGCGGCCCGCTTCGCGCACGGCCTGCACGCCGACGGCGTGCGACCCGGCGACCGGGTGGCCCTGTGCATGCCGAACTGCCTGGAGTACCCGGTCGCCTACTACGGAACCCTGCTGGCCGGGGCCACCTTCGTACCGGTCAGCCCGCTGCTGCCGCGGGACGCGATGCGCGCGCAGATCGCCGACGCCGGTGCGGTGCGCACGTTCACCGCCGCCGAGGTACCCGCCGTCGGCGAGGGCCGGCCGGACCGGCCGCCGGAGGTGGAGATCGATGTACGCACCCACCTCGCACACCTGGCCTACACCGGCGGGACGACCGGGGTGTCCAAGGGGGTGCGGCTCCCGCACCGCAATGTTGTGATCAACACCCTGCAATACGCCTGCTGGTCCACCGGGTCCCTGCCCGCGCTGGACGAGCGCGGTGGTCTGGTCCTCGACCAGGTGGGCAGCGCGTGGGAGTGGCCGACCCGGCTGGGCACCGGGCTCGGGATCAACCTGACCCCCTGGTTCCACGCGATGGGCACGATCGCGGGCCTGAGCGTGCTGCTGCTGTCCGGCACCACCGTCGTGCTGCACGACCGGCTCGACCCGGCCGCGTACCTTGCCGATGTGGAACGCCTCGGCGCGACCTCGATGGGCGGGGCGCCTGCCCTGTTCGCCGCCCTGCTGGCCTGCCCGGACATCGAGCGTCGCGACCTCAGTTCGGTGCGGACGATCACCTCGGGTGCCGCACCGATGCCGGTGGAGATGATCGAGCGGCTGGGCCGGCTCTTGCCCCAGGCCGTGGTGGCGGAGGGATACGGGCTCACCGAGGTGACCATGGGGGCGGTGAGCGCGCCGATGTACCGCTCCGGGACACGCAAGGCCGGATCGGTGGGACTGCCCGTGTTCGACACCGAGGTCCGGATCGTCTCGCTTGAAGGCGACGGCCGAGAGCCGGCGACCGGCGAGCGCGGCGAGGTGTGCATCCGCGGTCCACAGGTGATGACCGGGTACCACGGCCACCCGCAGGCCACCGCCGAGGTGCTGGTGGACGGCTGGCTGCACACCGGCGACATCGGCCTGCTCGACGCGGACAGTTATCTGTCCGTTGTGGACCGCAAGAAGGACATGCTGCTCTACAAGGGATACAACGTGTACCCGCGGGAGCTGGAGGAACTGCTGGTCGCCCGCCCCGAGGTCGCGGCCGCGGCGGTGGTCGGGAGACCGGACCCCGCGCGTGGCGAGCTGCCGGTCGCCTTCGTCGTCCCGGCGGCCGCCAACCGGCCATCCGGCGAGGATCTGCTGGACGCGATCAACGAGCAGGTGCCCGCGTACAAGCGGCTGCGCGAGATGCGTTTCGTGGACCAGCTTCCGGTCTCCGCGGCGGGCAAGATCCTCAAACGCGAACTGCGCGACCAGCTCGGGGAATGA
- a CDS encoding QsdR family transcriptional regulator: MNARADDLVRMAARHVHRGERLDLGTLAAEAGISRATLFRRVGNREELLGEALWLLSDRTMRDAVRRWEKTEGPVVRGTTGELRCLAVMGWYRASVAEDAGLRTLLDTEPGVAIRVLTDPHGRVQPRVIAAHAELLARDVADGGFTPVVDVDSLAFALVRLGESFLYSDVVAARAPNLDAAAKLLRVLVEGTAGQRVPALVPDQGL, from the coding sequence GTGAACGCTCGCGCAGACGACCTCGTCCGGATGGCGGCCCGCCACGTGCACCGGGGTGAACGGCTGGATCTCGGCACCCTCGCCGCCGAGGCGGGAATCTCCCGGGCCACGTTGTTTCGCCGGGTCGGCAATCGGGAGGAGTTGCTCGGCGAGGCGTTGTGGTTGCTGTCCGACCGGACGATGCGGGACGCGGTGCGCCGGTGGGAGAAGACCGAGGGGCCGGTGGTCCGCGGCACGACGGGTGAGCTGCGCTGCCTCGCGGTGATGGGCTGGTATCGCGCGAGCGTGGCCGAGGACGCCGGGCTGCGGACGTTGCTCGACACCGAGCCGGGGGTGGCGATCCGGGTGTTGACCGACCCGCACGGCCGGGTGCAGCCGCGGGTGATCGCCGCGCACGCCGAGCTGCTCGCAAGGGATGTGGCCGATGGCGGGTTCACCCCGGTGGTCGACGTGGACTCCCTGGCGTTCGCGCTGGTCCGCCTCGGTGAGTCGTTCCTGTACTCCGACGTGGTCGCGGCGCGCGCGCCGAATCTCGACGCGGCCGCCAAGCTGCTGCGGGTCCTGGTCGAGGGGACCGCGGGGCAGCGGGTTCCCGCGTTGGTGCCCGACCAGGGGTTGTGA
- a CDS encoding alpha/beta hydrolase family protein yields the protein MRTLRRSLTTAALAAALTAGTLAAAPAAPAAENPHERGPDPTESSIEAPRGPFSFAERSVSSLRVSGFGGGTIYYPTTTSEGTFGGIAISPGFTADQSSIAWLGPRLASQGFVVFTIDTNSRFDQPASRGEQLLAALDYLTEDSTVRDRVDSSRLGVAGHSMGGGGTLEAASDRSELQAAVPLAAWNLDKTWSEVRVPTFIIGGENDSVASVSAHSEPFYRSLPGSLDKAYMELDNAGHFFPNTPNTTMAKYTISWLKRFIDNDTRYERFLCPAPDDRQISEYRDTCPHS from the coding sequence GTGCGAACGCTACGCAGATCCCTGACCACGGCGGCGTTGGCCGCGGCCCTCACCGCGGGCACCCTGGCCGCGGCGCCCGCCGCACCGGCCGCCGAGAATCCGCATGAACGCGGTCCCGACCCCACCGAATCCAGCATCGAAGCCCCGCGCGGGCCGTTCTCCTTCGCCGAGCGGAGCGTGTCCTCCTTGCGGGTGAGCGGCTTCGGCGGCGGCACGATCTACTACCCGACGACCACCAGCGAAGGCACCTTCGGCGGCATCGCCATCTCCCCCGGCTTCACCGCCGACCAGTCCAGCATCGCCTGGCTCGGTCCACGGCTGGCCTCCCAGGGGTTCGTGGTGTTCACCATCGACACGAACTCCCGGTTCGACCAGCCGGCCAGCCGTGGGGAGCAGTTGCTCGCCGCACTGGACTACCTGACCGAGGACAGCACGGTCCGCGACCGGGTGGACTCCTCCCGGCTGGGCGTGGCCGGCCACTCCATGGGTGGCGGCGGCACGTTGGAGGCCGCGAGTGACCGGTCCGAGTTGCAGGCAGCCGTGCCGCTGGCGGCATGGAACCTGGACAAGACCTGGTCCGAGGTACGCGTGCCGACCTTCATCATCGGCGGTGAGAACGACTCGGTGGCCTCGGTCTCCGCACATTCCGAGCCGTTCTACCGTTCGCTGCCCGGCAGCTTGGACAAGGCCTACATGGAGTTGGACAACGCCGGCCACTTCTTCCCGAACACGCCGAACACCACGATGGCGAAGTACACCATCTCCTGGCTCAAACGGTTCATCGACAACGACACCCGGTACGAGCGGTTCCTCTGCCCCGCACCGGACGACCGGCAGATCTCGGAGTATCGCGACACCTGTCCGCACTCGTAA
- a CDS encoding ABC transporter ATP-binding protein, whose translation MTIACHASRSPLLEVDQVTVRFGGLVALREVALAVEPGTVLGVIGPNGAGKTTLFNVICGFVRPQQGGLRWRGTELTAHSPRKLAGLGIARTLQGLGLFPGLTVLENVLTGGHRHARAGALSTLLGLRAAARDEAALRQRAHAVLDDLGIASTHASLPGALPYGVQKRVALARALVAEPELLLLDEPASGLSADEIDELADRIRGFTTRTSVLVVEHHMDLVMRACDRIVVLNFGEVIAQGSPDRIRADPVVAEAYLGTAGEASHA comes from the coding sequence ATGACGATCGCCTGCCACGCTTCCCGTAGTCCCCTGCTGGAGGTCGACCAGGTCACCGTGCGCTTCGGCGGCCTGGTGGCGCTGCGCGAGGTCGCCCTGGCGGTCGAACCGGGCACGGTGCTCGGGGTGATCGGCCCGAACGGGGCGGGCAAGACCACCTTGTTCAACGTGATCTGCGGCTTCGTCCGACCCCAGCAGGGCGGGCTTCGCTGGCGCGGCACGGAGCTCACCGCGCATTCCCCACGCAAGCTCGCGGGGCTCGGCATCGCGCGCACCCTGCAGGGCCTCGGCCTCTTCCCCGGCCTGACCGTGCTGGAGAACGTGCTCACCGGCGGGCACCGGCACGCAAGGGCCGGAGCGCTGAGCACGCTACTCGGCCTGCGTGCGGCCGCCCGCGACGAGGCGGCGCTGCGCCAACGGGCCCACGCGGTACTCGACGACCTCGGCATCGCCTCCACGCACGCGTCCTTACCCGGCGCGCTGCCCTACGGCGTGCAGAAGCGGGTCGCGCTGGCCCGCGCGCTGGTGGCCGAACCGGAGCTACTGCTGCTCGACGAACCGGCCAGCGGGCTGTCCGCGGACGAGATCGACGAACTCGCCGACCGCATCCGCGGGTTCACCACGCGGACCTCGGTGCTCGTCGTGGAACACCACATGGACCTGGTGATGCGCGCCTGCGACCGGATCGTGGTGCTGAACTTCGGTGAGGTGATCGCGCAGGGCAGCCCCGACCGGATCCGGGCCGACCCGGTGGTCGCCGAGGCCTACCTGGGCACGGCCGGGGAGGCCAGCCATGCTTGA
- a CDS encoding ABC transporter ATP-binding protein — protein sequence MLELEGLTATYGAVRALDGVGMSVAEGSITAVLGANGAGKTTLLRTVGGLLGPTAGRVRFDGTDITGWPADRITRRGLVHVPENGGVITELTVEENLRLGALWRRDRADRAAALAEAFELFPRLAERRDKPAATLSGGERQMLAIGRGLMSRPKMLLLDEPSLGLAPLVTLRILRVIEELRARAGLTVLLVEQNARSALSVADHGHVLSLGRVVAAGAADALLADDQLRHAYLGF from the coding sequence ATGCTTGAGCTCGAGGGACTGACCGCCACCTACGGCGCGGTACGCGCCCTCGACGGGGTCGGCATGTCCGTGGCCGAGGGCAGCATCACCGCCGTGCTCGGCGCGAACGGGGCAGGAAAGACCACCCTGCTGCGCACCGTCGGCGGCCTGCTCGGCCCCACCGCGGGCCGGGTCCGGTTCGACGGCACCGACATCACCGGCTGGCCGGCCGACCGGATCACCCGCCGCGGGCTGGTGCACGTGCCGGAGAACGGCGGCGTGATCACCGAACTCACCGTCGAGGAGAACCTCCGCCTCGGCGCGCTGTGGCGCCGCGACCGGGCAGACCGGGCGGCGGCGCTCGCCGAGGCGTTCGAGCTGTTCCCACGACTTGCCGAGCGCCGGGACAAACCCGCGGCCACGCTCTCCGGCGGGGAACGCCAGATGCTCGCCATCGGGCGCGGGCTGATGAGCCGCCCCAAGATGCTGCTGCTGGACGAGCCCTCGCTGGGCCTCGCGCCGCTGGTGACCCTGCGGATCCTGCGAGTGATCGAGGAACTGCGGGCACGCGCGGGCCTCACCGTGCTGCTCGTGGAGCAGAACGCCCGCAGCGCGCTGTCCGTTGCCGATCACGGGCATGTGCTGTCCCTCGGCCGCGTCGTGGCCGCCGGCGCCGCCGACGCGCTGCTCGCCGACGACCAGCTCCGGCACGCCTACCTCGGGTTCTGA
- a CDS encoding branched-chain amino acid ABC transporter permease has product MNGFLTLTVNGLSTGAVYAALGLSIVIIYRATRVINFAQPALALISAYLAYSVNKATGSYWLGFAVALLAGAVLGALTERALIRPVRDRTPLSAVIVTLGLLMVLQAVAGMFWTNEPRSFPYAFDFRGQFSAFSLFTVLVVLGTAAGIGALFRYTSLGLRLRAAAFRPEVASMLGVRVGLMLTLGWALAAAVGALAGVLATPPFLFPTVLDGVFVYALTAAVIGGLDNPLGTVTGGFAVGIGLSYVSGYLGPELVTMAALVILVLVLAFRPNGLFGHAVARRV; this is encoded by the coding sequence ATGAACGGCTTTCTCACCCTCACCGTCAACGGCCTCTCCACCGGCGCCGTGTACGCCGCGCTGGGCCTGTCCATCGTGATCATCTACCGGGCCACCCGGGTGATCAACTTCGCGCAGCCCGCGCTGGCCCTGATCTCCGCCTACCTCGCGTACTCGGTGAACAAGGCCACCGGAAGCTACTGGCTGGGCTTCGCGGTGGCCCTGCTCGCCGGCGCCGTACTCGGCGCGCTCACCGAACGGGCGCTGATCCGGCCGGTGCGCGACCGCACCCCACTCAGCGCGGTGATCGTCACCCTGGGGCTGCTGATGGTGTTGCAGGCCGTGGCCGGCATGTTCTGGACCAACGAACCGCGGTCCTTCCCCTACGCCTTCGACTTCCGTGGCCAGTTCTCCGCGTTCAGCCTCTTCACCGTGCTGGTCGTGCTGGGCACCGCGGCCGGGATCGGGGCGCTGTTCCGGTACACCTCGCTCGGCTTGCGGCTGCGCGCGGCCGCGTTCCGGCCGGAGGTGGCGAGCATGCTCGGGGTGCGGGTCGGCCTGATGCTCACCCTGGGCTGGGCGCTCGCGGCCGCCGTGGGCGCGCTGGCCGGAGTCCTGGCCACACCGCCCTTCCTGTTCCCGACCGTGCTGGACGGCGTGTTCGTCTACGCGCTCACCGCGGCCGTAATCGGCGGCCTGGACAACCCACTCGGCACCGTGACCGGCGGGTTCGCCGTCGGCATCGGACTGTCCTATGTGTCCGGATACCTCGGTCCGGAACTGGTCACCATGGCGGCGCTGGTCATTCTCGTGCTGGTGCTCGCGTTCCGCCCGAACGGCCTGTTCGGCCACGCCGTGGCGAGGAGGGTCTGA
- a CDS encoding ABC transporter substrate-binding protein, translating into MVQAYTFAQALEAAGRNLTREKLVDAMESGALEGPGLTPFAFSAESHSGYTGAYVFEVNPDTSTTIVQQPVVTDRGDGPVTPVQAERKTPEQIGLLEK; encoded by the coding sequence ATGGTGCAGGCCTACACCTTCGCCCAGGCGCTCGAGGCCGCGGGCCGGAACCTCACCCGCGAGAAGCTGGTCGACGCGATGGAGTCCGGCGCGTTGGAAGGCCCTGGGCTCACCCCGTTCGCCTTCTCCGCGGAGTCGCACTCCGGGTACACCGGGGCCTACGTGTTCGAGGTCAACCCGGACACCTCGACCACCATCGTGCAGCAGCCGGTGGTGACCGACCGGGGCGATGGCCCGGTCACCCCGGTCCAGGCCGAGCGCAAGACCCCCGAGCAGATCGGCCTGCTCGAGAAGTGA
- a CDS encoding TetR/AcrR family transcriptional regulator: MTGTYAALDRTGGSVRDRVLRAATTLFARKGFENTSVREIVDTAGVTKGGLYHYFDSKDDLLYEIYTTMLRMQTQRMETIAASELPLEHRLHAIVVDVVATSVSHLDQAVVFFQSMHLLEPAKLARVRAERRRYHEQVRGLVEQGQRAGTFRTDVPADLAVSHTFGAVHRLGLWYRKDGPLTGEQVGHHYANLMIAGLLGDFAL; encoded by the coding sequence ATGACCGGCACGTATGCCGCATTGGATCGCACTGGCGGTTCGGTGCGTGACCGCGTGCTGCGGGCGGCGACCACGCTCTTCGCGAGGAAGGGTTTCGAGAACACCAGCGTCCGCGAGATCGTCGACACCGCGGGCGTCACCAAGGGCGGGCTGTACCACTACTTCGACTCCAAGGACGACCTGCTCTACGAGATCTACACGACGATGCTGCGCATGCAGACCCAGCGAATGGAGACCATCGCCGCCTCGGAGCTGCCGCTGGAGCACCGGTTGCACGCGATCGTGGTGGACGTCGTGGCCACCAGCGTCAGCCATCTCGACCAGGCGGTCGTCTTCTTCCAGTCGATGCACCTGCTGGAACCGGCGAAGCTCGCCCGGGTCCGCGCGGAGCGCAGGCGGTATCACGAGCAGGTCCGCGGACTCGTCGAGCAGGGTCAGCGGGCCGGGACCTTCCGCACCGACGTACCGGCGGACCTCGCGGTGAGCCACACCTTCGGCGCCGTGCATCGGCTCGGTCTCTGGTATCGCAAGGACGGCCCGCTCACCGGCGAGCAGGTGGGCCACCACTACGCCAATCTGATGATTGCCGGGCTGCTGGGCGATTTCGCGCTCTGA
- a CDS encoding HNH endonuclease family protein yields the protein MLSSCAVTATDDPRPTGPAPGVEPGQARERLAELVVAPRGSISGYDRDRFPHWSAVSGNCNTRETVLRRDGEDVRAGADCSPTSGEWTSPYDGATWTDPSDVDIDHLVPLAQGWVSGARSWTDERRERFANDLDRPQLKAVTDNVNQSKSDQAPDEWKPPLEAQWCAYSSDWIVVKHHYQLTITTAEREALTQMLDRC from the coding sequence CTGCTGAGTTCCTGCGCGGTCACCGCCACCGATGATCCGCGGCCGACCGGGCCGGCACCGGGTGTGGAACCGGGACAGGCGCGGGAGCGGCTCGCGGAACTGGTCGTCGCGCCCCGCGGCTCCATCAGCGGCTACGACCGGGACCGCTTCCCCCACTGGAGCGCGGTTTCCGGCAACTGCAACACCCGGGAGACCGTGCTGCGGCGCGACGGCGAGGATGTCAGGGCCGGCGCGGACTGCTCCCCTACCTCGGGCGAGTGGACCAGCCCCTACGACGGCGCCACCTGGACCGATCCGTCCGATGTGGATATCGACCATCTGGTGCCGCTGGCGCAGGGCTGGGTCAGCGGGGCGCGGTCGTGGACGGATGAGCGCAGGGAGCGGTTCGCCAACGACCTGGACCGCCCGCAGCTGAAGGCGGTCACCGACAACGTCAACCAGTCGAAGTCCGACCAGGCGCCGGACGAGTGGAAGCCGCCGCTGGAGGCCCAGTGGTGCGCCTACTCGAGCGACTGGATCGTGGTGAAACACCACTACCAGCTCACCATCACCACGGCGGAGCGCGAGGCCCTCACCCAGATGCTGGACCGCTGCTGA
- a CDS encoding CobW family GTP-binding protein — protein sequence MAQRRIPVVIVAGFLGSGKTTMLNHLLRNSAGARIGVVVNDFGSINIDAMTVAGQVDSTVSLGNGCLCCAVDASGLDAMLAKLAGPGSEIDVIVIEASGLAEPRDLIRLVLASECDRIEYGGLLEVVDAAEFTRTRARHPELDQHLALADLVVLNKTDRLDAGERAALLAVLEPIAVGTPLLPTAMGRIDPELLFDRPRRPDRPEVPRQLSLTDLLREDHEECGHEHHLHAGYESIEFISAEPLNPRRLMRFLDDRPGGLYRMKGVVYFGIPDHKQRFELHTVGNFLRFHQSGWSPGEPRTTQLVLIGAGIDADALRSGLRACVETDPEALAGNDMLPVLRYARG from the coding sequence GTGGCACAGCGGCGGATCCCGGTCGTCATCGTCGCGGGCTTTCTCGGGTCCGGCAAGACCACGATGCTCAATCACCTGCTGCGCAACAGCGCCGGCGCCCGCATCGGGGTGGTCGTCAACGACTTCGGCAGCATCAACATCGACGCCATGACGGTCGCCGGGCAGGTGGACTCGACGGTCTCGCTCGGCAACGGGTGCCTGTGCTGCGCGGTCGACGCCAGCGGTCTCGACGCGATGCTGGCCAAGCTGGCCGGTCCCGGCTCGGAGATCGACGTCATCGTGATCGAGGCGAGCGGGCTGGCCGAGCCCCGTGACCTCATCCGGCTGGTGCTGGCCAGCGAGTGCGACCGGATCGAGTACGGCGGCCTGCTCGAGGTGGTCGACGCCGCCGAGTTCACCCGCACCCGCGCCCGGCACCCCGAGCTGGATCAACACCTCGCCCTTGCCGACCTGGTGGTGCTGAACAAGACCGACCGCCTGGACGCGGGCGAGCGAGCCGCCCTGCTGGCGGTACTGGAGCCCATCGCGGTCGGCACCCCGCTGCTGCCGACCGCGATGGGCCGGATCGACCCGGAACTGCTGTTCGACCGCCCGCGACGGCCGGACCGTCCCGAGGTTCCGCGCCAGCTCTCCCTGACCGACCTCCTCCGGGAGGACCACGAGGAGTGCGGTCACGAGCACCACCTGCACGCAGGGTACGAGAGCATCGAGTTCATCTCGGCGGAGCCGCTCAACCCGCGCAGGCTGATGCGTTTCCTCGACGACCGGCCCGGCGGCCTCTACCGCATGAAAGGGGTCGTGTACTTCGGCATTCCCGACCACAAGCAAAGGTTCGAGTTACACACGGTGGGCAACTTCCTGCGATTCCACCAGTCGGGCTGGTCGCCGGGGGAACCACGCACCACCCAGCTGGTGCTCATCGGCGCCGGTATCGATGCCGATGCGCTGCGGAGCGGGTTGCGGGCATGCGTGGAAACGGATCCGGAAGCGCTGGCGGGCAACGACATGCTGCCGGTCCTGCGATACGCCCGGGGTTGA
- a CDS encoding MBL fold metallo-hydrolase has translation MTGSTARHEAPMLTQIRNDLWETSTYSPFPGLRTHAYLWTPPSGDNVLFYSTGGSDDFDAIEQLGGAAHQYLSHRDEAGPALAQIRDRFDARLHASAAEEEEVREFAEPGVLFTDRHIDGNGIEVIPTPGHSPGSTCFLVTGAGGLTYLFTGDTVFRDAKGAWAAGFIPDISDRDALAASLETLAALQPDLVVSSACVGDSGTHLLGATPWASCVDQAIRTLPAAD, from the coding sequence ATGACTGGTTCCACGGCCCGACACGAGGCACCGATGCTGACGCAGATCCGAAACGACCTGTGGGAGACGTCGACCTATTCGCCGTTTCCCGGACTGAGGACACACGCCTATCTGTGGACCCCGCCGTCCGGGGACAACGTCCTCTTCTACTCCACCGGCGGAAGCGACGACTTCGACGCGATCGAACAACTGGGAGGCGCGGCCCACCAGTACCTCAGCCACCGGGACGAGGCGGGACCCGCCCTGGCGCAGATCCGCGACCGGTTCGACGCCCGGCTGCACGCCTCCGCGGCGGAAGAGGAGGAGGTTCGGGAGTTCGCCGAGCCCGGGGTGCTGTTCACGGACCGTCATATCGACGGTAACGGGATCGAGGTGATCCCGACTCCCGGCCACTCGCCAGGTAGTACCTGCTTCCTGGTGACCGGCGCCGGCGGCCTGACCTACCTGTTCACCGGCGACACGGTCTTCCGCGATGCGAAGGGGGCCTGGGCCGCGGGATTCATCCCCGATATCAGCGACCGTGATGCGCTGGCAGCGAGCCTCGAGACTCTCGCGGCGCTCCAACCCGACCTGGTCGTCTCCAGCGCCTGCGTCGGCGACAGCGGCACACACCTGCTGGGCGCGACCCCCTGGGCCTCCTGCGTCGACCAGGCGATCCGCACACTGCCTGCCGCCGACTGA
- the cmtR gene encoding Cd(II)/Pb(II)-sensing metalloregulatory transcriptional regulator CmtR, with product MLTCEARESALARLGRALADPTRCRILVALLDGVAYPGRLADHLGLTRSNVSNHLSCLRGCGLVVATYEGRQVRYELADPHLAQALGELVQVVLAVEPTVECVEEQPAGVAVAAVATTDRG from the coding sequence ATGCTGACGTGTGAGGCTCGGGAATCGGCACTGGCCCGGCTGGGGCGAGCGCTGGCGGACCCGACGCGGTGCCGGATCCTGGTGGCGTTGCTCGACGGCGTGGCCTACCCGGGCCGCCTCGCCGACCACCTCGGGCTCACCCGCTCGAACGTCTCGAATCACCTGTCCTGCCTGCGCGGGTGCGGGCTGGTCGTGGCGACCTACGAGGGGCGGCAGGTGCGCTACGAGCTGGCGGATCCGCACCTTGCCCAGGCGCTGGGGGAGTTGGTGCAGGTGGTGCTCGCGGTTGAGCCGACCGTGGAGTGTGTCGAGGAGCAGCCGGCCGGGGTCGCGGTCGCCGCGGTCGCGACCACCGACCGGGGGTGA